The Cydia fagiglandana chromosome 4, ilCydFagi1.1, whole genome shotgun sequence genome has a window encoding:
- the LOC134663385 gene encoding uncharacterized protein LOC134663385: METLLGAVGPDTSPVSESSVSAGIMASSAPLIRVQVLSEVRVKQQESAPSYFESLSRSAAPPFRRPGKEMRPRIMLGTIMTEREAIEMVMATADAPLGLWKYIFNFVVEKKITENFNLSERQFLASLVYEVIDYAAQRDFTASKLALIITLYLDAHKYFKWSYWLSPRELWAYFMENLIRHSIEYSPESVEVFQPEESYDILTHFHAAYMSNLPLVHIATFGVTRLRINWPFKPTK; the protein is encoded by the exons ATGGAGACGCTGCTAGGTGCAGTGGGACCGGACACCAGTCCGGTCTCCGAGTCTTCCGTGTCTGCGGGCATTATGGCGTCCTCAGCTCCTCTGATACGGGTCCAG GTATTATCAGAAGTGCGAGTGAAACAACAAGAATCAGCTCCCAGCTACTTCGAGTCGCTGAGTAGAAGTGCTGCACCGCCATTCCGACGCCCGGGCAAGGAGATGCGCCCCAGGATTATGTTAG GCACCATCATGACCGAGCGAGAGGCTATAGAGATGGTGATGGCGACGGCCGACGCCCCTCTCGGACTTTGGAAGTATATCT TTAACTTTGTAgtggaaaaaaaaataacggaaAACTTCAATCTGTCCGAGCGTCAGTTCCTTGCGAGTCTTGTGTATGAG GTGATTGACTACGCGGCGCAGCGTGACTTCACCGCGAGCAAGTTGGCGTTGATCATCACGCTCTACCTCGACGCGCACAAGTACTTCAAGTGGTCCTACTGGCTGTCCCCGCGCGAGCTGTGGGCTTACTTCATGGAGAACTTGATACGACACTCCATTGAG TACTCCCCCGAAAGTGTAGAAGTGTTCCAGCCCGAAGAGAGCTACGACATCCTCACACACTTCCACGCAGCGTACATGAGCAACCTGCCGCTCGTGCACATAGCCACCTTCGGCGTCACTCGCCTGCGGATCAACTGGCCATTCAAACCCACTAAGTAG
- the LOC134663434 gene encoding rRNA-processing protein UTP23 homolog, whose translation MKITRYKKVQKYLKFYYNNFGFHQPYQVLIDGTFCFAAFTEHINIKEQVPKYLNSQVKLLTTRCIIIETEKIAKKTHGALTILKQFGTHECGHKEAISGANCILSMVGKKNPKHYIVATQDRDLQEKLRQKAGMPLLYLHNKSPTFEKPSQASYDKAGKALEANPFITETQNEALKIMKEAFGLKQEETKQQIKKKKPHNPNPLSCKKKKNKSAKKLEAKAGVSEGKVRKRKKKKLPKHLKEQLKSAVNA comes from the exons ATGAAAATCACACGCTACAAGAAAGTACAGAAATATCTTAAGTTCTACTATAACAACTTCGGTTTCCACCAGCCTTACCAAGTATTGATTGATGGAACATTTTGCTTCGCCGCATTCACC GAACACATTAATATAAAAGAGCAAGTACCCAAGTATCTGAACAGCCAAGTAAAACTCCTGACCACAAGATGCATCATAATCGAGACGGAAAAGATCGCCAAGAAGACCCACGGTGCCCTgaccattttaaaacaatttggcACCCATGAATGTGGGCACAAAGAAGCCATTTCTGGAGCAAACTGTATCTTGTCTATGGTTGGTAAGAAAAATCCAAAACATTATATAGTGGCAACACAAGACAGGGACTTGCAAGAAAAACTAAGACAGAAGGCTGGTATGCCTCtcctgtatttacataataagtCTCCCACTTTTGAAAAACCTTCACAAGCAAGCTATGACAAGGCAGGCAAAGCCCTAGAAGCCAACCCTTTCATTACTGAAACTCAAAATGAGGCATTGAAAATAATGAAAGAAGCCTTTGGTCTTAAACAAGAAGAAACAAAACagcaaattaaaaagaaaaaacctCACAACCCTAATCCTTTGTCGTgcaaaaagaagaaaaataaatcggCAAAAAAGCTAGAAGCTAAGGCAGGAGTGAGCGAGGGGAAAGTTAGGAAGCGAAAGAAAAAGAAGTTGCCCAAACATTTGAAGGAGCAATTGAAAAGTGCTGTGAATgcttaa
- the LOC134663435 gene encoding anaphase-promoting complex subunit 13 yields MEHFASPHSPMDSKYRRNGRLLDMVDEEWRAERLPDEDIAVPAEELPDPEADSADSHLTLKEQSMRWQENFPEPAANTEQ; encoded by the exons ATGGAACATTTTGCTTCGCCGCATTCACC AATGGACAGTAAATACCGTCGCAACGGGCGTTTGCTGGACATGGTAGACGAGGAGTGGCGCGCGGAGCGTCTGCCCGACGAGGACATCGCGGTGCCGGCGGAGGAGCTGCCGGACCCCGAGGCCGACAGCGCGGACTCGCACCTCACGCTCAAGGAGCAGAGCATGCGCTGGCAGGAGAACTTCCCCGAGCCCGCCGCTAACACCGAGCAGTAA
- the LOC134663456 gene encoding ras-related protein Rab-5B — translation MATNRSGAARPNGAPQTKVCQFKLVLLGESAVGKSSLVLRFVKGQFHEYQESTIGAAFLTQTVCLDDTTVKFEIWDTAGQERYHSLAPMYYRGAQAAIVVYDITNQDTFGRARNWVKELQRQASPSIVIALAGNKSDLAAKRMVEFEEAQAYADENGLLFMETSAKTAMNVNDIFLAIANKLPKSEGGGGAAAGGARRLNDGEQPRASSCCK, via the exons ATGGCGACAAACAGGAGCGGTGCCGCGCGGCCGAACGGCGCGCCGCAGACCAAAGTGTGCCAGTTCAAGCTGGTGCTGCTCGGCGAGAGCGCCGTGGGCAAGTCCTCGCTGGTGCTGCGCTTCGTCAAGGGCCAGTTCCACGAGTACCAGGAGAGCACGATCGGCGCCGCCTTCCTCACGCAGACCGTGTGCCTCGATGACACCACCGTCAAGTTTGAGATTTGGGACACTGCGGGGCAGGAGAG ATACCACAGCTTAGCACCCATGTACTACCGAGGGGCTCAGGCCGCCATCGTCGTGTACGACATCACCAACCAG GACACATTCGGGCGCGCGCGTAACTGGGTAAAAGAGCTGCAGCGGCAGGCATCGCCGTCGATAGTGATCGCGCTCGCCGGCAACAAGAGCGACCTCGCCGCCAAGCGCATGGTCGAGTTCGAGGAGGCGCAGGCGTACGCCGACGAGAACGGCTTGTTGTTTATGGAGACCAGCGCCAAGACCGCCATGAACGTCAACGACATATTCCTAGCGATCG CGAACAAGTTACCAAAGAGCgaaggcggcggcggcgcggcggcgggcggcgcgcggcgcctcAACGACGGCGAGCAGCCGCGCGCCTCCTCCTGCTGCAAGTGA